The Arcanobacterium pinnipediorum genome includes a region encoding these proteins:
- the glgX gene encoding glycogen debranching protein GlgX, with product MTISDTPYIDAPLAQPTLSNPPKLGAHLIADGVDIAVEAPHATNVWACFVDPDNNHAEHRVALRRGLYGVWAGHIAGITAGTFYGFRVDGRWDPAAGHVYNPAKLLLDPYARAVGRTPIIDPRLYGYVMDDDHTAHLDQRDPRDSVEVAGLGVIIADEPTACAHPYTPWDETVIYEAHVVGLTKTLPGVPEELRGTYAGLGHPATITHLKSLGISAIELLPIHAKLSEPFLIHKGLENYWGYNTLSFFAPEPSYASAAARAAGAQGVIDEVKNMVAALHAAGIEVLLDVVYNHSCEGGIDGVTVSWRGLGSTHYYRHDSANPGALKDTTGCGNSFDFRRTSVIRMTLDSLRYWVEVIGVDGFRFDLAVTLGREGDNFNPNHPLYSAMATDPVLSTVKLINEPWDVGYGGWRTGQFPVPTADWNDRFRDTLRSFWLSEPAAIVHGGHGSDLRDLATRMAGSADLFGHGRLPGGRGVHASVNFVTAHDGFSLNDLTAYSHKHNDANLEDNRDGSNNNLSWNHGVEGSASEAIMTMRRKSARNLMACLILAAGTPMLTAGDEILKTQHGNNNAYCQNSPLSWLDWELGEHEENMLATTSFLLQLRREHAVFRPTQFFTGSPREGDALRDMEWLDASGNQMQDYTWFDPQARLVQMLRSGRGISRDALVIINGQAQAQQVTLPWGRGTDFELMWASQWERPRDHTEHIAPGGHLTLAPFSVAVLLGEILENN from the coding sequence GTGACTATTTCAGATACGCCATATATTGACGCTCCCCTAGCTCAGCCCACGCTTAGCAACCCGCCCAAGCTCGGTGCACACCTCATTGCCGACGGGGTTGATATCGCTGTGGAAGCACCGCACGCCACGAACGTCTGGGCGTGCTTTGTGGATCCGGACAATAACCATGCCGAACATCGCGTAGCGTTACGCCGCGGTCTTTATGGCGTTTGGGCTGGTCACATTGCCGGCATTACGGCTGGAACTTTTTATGGTTTTCGGGTTGATGGTCGCTGGGATCCAGCCGCCGGTCACGTCTATAATCCGGCGAAGTTGCTACTCGATCCGTATGCGCGCGCAGTGGGACGCACCCCGATCATCGATCCACGGCTGTACGGCTATGTGATGGACGACGATCACACCGCTCACCTCGACCAGCGCGATCCGCGTGACTCGGTGGAGGTTGCTGGGCTCGGCGTAATTATTGCTGATGAGCCAACCGCTTGTGCGCACCCCTACACGCCGTGGGATGAGACTGTTATTTATGAAGCTCACGTTGTGGGTTTGACCAAGACGCTGCCGGGCGTACCAGAAGAATTACGTGGCACCTATGCGGGCTTGGGCCATCCAGCGACGATTACGCACCTAAAATCGTTGGGAATTAGCGCGATTGAGTTGTTGCCGATTCACGCCAAGCTCAGTGAACCGTTCTTGATTCATAAGGGTCTAGAAAATTATTGGGGCTATAACACGTTGAGTTTCTTTGCCCCAGAGCCGAGCTATGCGAGCGCTGCTGCTCGCGCGGCTGGTGCCCAGGGCGTGATTGACGAAGTGAAGAATATGGTGGCTGCGTTACATGCGGCTGGTATTGAGGTGTTGCTCGACGTCGTCTACAACCATTCGTGTGAAGGCGGTATAGATGGCGTGACGGTGTCGTGGCGCGGCCTTGGTTCAACGCACTATTATCGCCACGATTCGGCTAATCCGGGTGCATTGAAGGACACCACGGGGTGTGGGAATTCTTTCGATTTCCGCCGCACGTCTGTGATTCGGATGACGTTGGATTCGTTGCGTTACTGGGTTGAGGTGATCGGCGTGGACGGGTTCCGGTTCGATTTGGCGGTAACTTTGGGGCGCGAGGGCGATAATTTCAACCCGAATCATCCGCTCTATAGTGCGATGGCAACCGATCCGGTGCTCAGTACTGTCAAGCTGATTAACGAACCGTGGGATGTGGGTTATGGTGGTTGGCGTACCGGCCAGTTCCCGGTGCCGACGGCGGACTGGAACGATCGCTTCCGAGATACGTTGCGTTCGTTTTGGCTCAGTGAGCCGGCGGCGATCGTGCACGGCGGGCACGGTAGCGATCTGCGTGATTTGGCCACTCGTATGGCAGGTTCTGCTGATTTGTTCGGCCACGGCCGACTCCCTGGTGGACGTGGCGTGCATGCCTCAGTTAATTTTGTGACGGCACATGATGGTTTTTCACTCAACGATTTGACCGCTTATTCGCATAAACATAATGACGCGAACCTCGAGGATAATCGCGACGGTAGCAATAATAATTTGTCGTGGAATCACGGAGTTGAAGGTAGCGCGTCGGAGGCTATTATGACGATGCGGCGTAAATCGGCACGTAATTTGATGGCGTGTTTGATTTTGGCTGCCGGCACTCCGATGCTCACCGCCGGGGATGAAATCTTGAAAACCCAGCATGGCAACAATAATGCGTACTGCCAGAATTCGCCGTTATCGTGGCTGGATTGGGAGCTTGGCGAGCATGAAGAAAACATGTTGGCAACGACGTCGTTCTTGTTGCAGTTGCGCCGGGAACATGCGGTGTTCCGCCCGACCCAGTTCTTTACCGGCAGTCCGCGCGAGGGCGACGCGCTACGTGACATGGAATGGCTGGACGCTTCTGGCAACCAGATGCAGGACTACACGTGGTTTGATCCCCAGGCCCGGTTGGTGCAAATGTTGCGTTCGGGGCGCGGAATAAGTCGCGATGCGTTGGTGATTATTAACGGCCAGGCTCAAGCTCAGCAAGTCACGCTCCCGTGGGGACGCGGTACCGATTTCGAACTCATGTGGGCCAGCCAATGGGAACGCCCACGCGACCACACGGAGCATATTGCACCCGGTGGGCATCTGACCCTCGCACCGTTCTCAGTCGCAGTATTGCTTGGCGAAATACTAGAAAACAACTGA
- the nudC gene encoding NAD(+) diphosphatase: MDDLTHTYNPLDVPDNTGAFVIDSALMPVRERMKIACVRSATIAFNNGEIAWFDGEETAALPAEELIYLASDSAHDYFGYDDGERSPSPEGYRAWEEILQKSGVEFLDVRHVVGELPTAQMQLVWSALALTAWHRKARFCEQCGTPLVRDRLGRKRQCATGHVVFPRMDPAVIMAIVDEQGRLLLARNSRWPQGRVSVLAGFLELGESFEQAVRREAHEEAGVQVDRVHYLGSQSWPFPRSLMVAFVGYTRDTAVRIDDDEIAEAFFCTREQVGEAVGRGDLTLPAKASVGRALIEYWLRGKLG, translated from the coding sequence GTGGATGACTTAACTCATACGTATAACCCGTTAGACGTGCCCGATAACACTGGGGCGTTCGTTATTGATAGTGCGCTTATGCCTGTGCGAGAAAGAATGAAGATAGCGTGTGTACGCTCTGCGACTATTGCGTTCAATAACGGGGAAATAGCCTGGTTTGATGGCGAGGAAACCGCAGCTCTTCCAGCCGAGGAATTGATCTATCTTGCCTCCGATTCGGCTCACGATTATTTCGGTTACGACGACGGTGAGCGTTCGCCAAGTCCTGAGGGTTACCGCGCGTGGGAGGAAATTTTGCAAAAAAGTGGGGTGGAGTTTCTTGACGTCCGCCATGTGGTGGGGGAGTTACCTACCGCGCAAATGCAACTGGTGTGGTCGGCGTTGGCGTTGACCGCATGGCATCGCAAGGCACGTTTCTGTGAACAATGCGGAACGCCGCTCGTGCGTGACCGGCTCGGGCGTAAACGTCAATGCGCAACCGGGCATGTGGTGTTTCCACGCATGGATCCAGCCGTCATTATGGCGATTGTTGACGAGCAGGGGCGACTACTGTTGGCGCGCAACAGCCGCTGGCCGCAAGGGCGCGTATCTGTGTTGGCTGGATTTTTAGAACTTGGGGAGTCCTTCGAACAAGCCGTGCGCCGCGAAGCACATGAAGAAGCCGGAGTGCAGGTCGATCGCGTGCACTATCTCGGTTCGCAATCGTGGCCCTTCCCGCGTTCTTTAATGGTCGCCTTCGTCGGCTACACTCGTGATACTGCTGTGAGAATCGACGACGACGAAATTGCCGAAGCATTCTTTTGCACTCGCGAGCAGGTGGGTGAAGCAGTTGGCCGCGGTGACCTAACTTTGCCGGCTAAGGCCTCGGTAGGACGAGCCTTAATTGAATACTGGCTACGTGGAAAATTGGGTTAA
- a CDS encoding ATP-dependent helicase, whose protein sequence is MNTDGLLDFLDPDQRAVAEHIYGPMAVLAGAGTGKTRAITHRIAYAVHSGAFDPRNILAVTFTTKAASEMRSRLRDLGVSPVNARTFHSAALAQLRHFWPQAIGGHVPEIKESKIPLVSGAAAALGLETSKPAIRDFAAEIEWSKVSLCPPEEYEERAREQNRDYIAGTTYRDIAHLISHYEEAKTERGVIDFEDVILLLIGMMREEPEIASIIRHQYRHFVVDEFQDVSPMQYRLLQLWLGDRKDLCVVGDVAQTIYSFAGARSTYLSEFSRHFPQAQIVRLHRDYRSTPQVVELANTVIGQSQLDGAVHLTSMLPSGRPVSFSEYGDDEHEANEVAGKILTLVESGMQYSDIAILYRTNAQSAVCETALSQAGIPVSIKDADRFFQRKDVKEAMVSIRSVARLPQHSGLENAVIDALKQIGWRPEPPVGRGAIRERWDALNTLRELAADMEEKRDASLEEFINEMDERAQMMNEPVSNSVTLASLHASKGLEWRAVFLIGMSEGLMPISLAKGEAGIEEERRLLYVGITRAKEHLAISYARTNTGRSDRKRSRFLDEIWPQMQSRSTQARKKSAAQAQEFTIYHHDDQQLFDALSAWRADVARQAQRKPYLIFHDSVLRDIAIAKPRNLAELGQIKGIGAMKLSHFGQGVLAVVAQFSAQ, encoded by the coding sequence ATGAACACCGATGGGTTGCTTGATTTTCTAGATCCAGATCAGCGTGCAGTAGCTGAGCATATTTACGGTCCTATGGCAGTTCTAGCGGGTGCCGGAACCGGTAAAACCCGTGCCATCACTCATCGCATCGCCTACGCGGTACATTCAGGGGCTTTTGATCCGCGCAATATTCTAGCAGTCACTTTCACCACGAAAGCTGCTTCCGAGATGCGATCTAGGTTGCGTGATCTCGGTGTTTCCCCAGTAAATGCACGAACATTCCACTCCGCTGCTTTAGCTCAGCTACGCCACTTTTGGCCGCAAGCTATTGGCGGGCACGTGCCCGAAATTAAAGAATCAAAAATACCGCTCGTCTCGGGTGCTGCGGCAGCTCTCGGATTAGAAACGAGCAAGCCAGCTATCCGAGATTTTGCTGCCGAAATTGAATGGTCGAAAGTGAGCTTGTGTCCGCCTGAAGAATACGAGGAGCGCGCTCGCGAACAAAACCGAGATTATATTGCCGGCACAACATACCGCGATATTGCCCATCTGATCTCGCATTATGAGGAAGCTAAAACCGAACGCGGCGTCATCGATTTTGAAGACGTCATTTTATTGCTCATCGGTATGATGCGTGAAGAACCCGAAATTGCAAGTATCATCCGCCACCAGTATCGCCATTTTGTGGTTGACGAATTCCAAGACGTTTCCCCGATGCAATACCGATTACTTCAACTGTGGTTAGGGGATCGCAAAGATCTATGCGTGGTGGGTGATGTGGCGCAGACTATTTATTCCTTCGCTGGAGCGCGCTCAACCTACCTCTCTGAGTTTTCGCGCCACTTTCCCCAAGCTCAGATCGTGCGACTACACCGTGATTACCGCTCCACCCCACAAGTGGTGGAATTAGCCAATACGGTTATCGGGCAATCTCAGTTAGATGGCGCAGTCCACCTCACCTCCATGTTGCCATCGGGGCGTCCCGTAAGCTTTAGTGAGTACGGCGATGATGAACATGAAGCGAACGAAGTGGCGGGCAAGATTTTAACGCTGGTGGAAAGCGGAATGCAGTATTCCGATATTGCGATCTTGTACCGTACTAATGCTCAATCTGCCGTATGTGAAACCGCGTTATCTCAAGCTGGAATACCGGTCTCCATTAAAGATGCAGATCGGTTCTTCCAACGTAAAGATGTCAAAGAGGCAATGGTTTCGATTCGCTCAGTTGCCCGCCTCCCACAACATAGTGGCTTAGAAAATGCAGTTATTGATGCATTGAAACAAATAGGGTGGCGACCCGAGCCGCCAGTTGGCCGAGGCGCAATTCGCGAACGATGGGATGCACTCAACACATTGCGTGAGCTGGCAGCCGATATGGAAGAAAAGCGCGATGCCAGTCTTGAAGAGTTCATCAATGAGATGGATGAACGTGCACAGATGATGAACGAACCGGTTTCCAATTCCGTAACCCTAGCATCACTGCACGCCTCGAAAGGTTTGGAGTGGAGGGCAGTATTCCTCATCGGGATGAGTGAGGGACTCATGCCGATCTCGCTTGCCAAAGGCGAAGCCGGTATCGAAGAAGAACGGCGCTTACTCTACGTCGGTATTACTCGTGCTAAAGAACATTTAGCAATCTCGTATGCGCGTACTAACACTGGTCGATCGGATCGCAAACGTTCCCGGTTCTTAGATGAGATTTGGCCACAGATGCAATCACGATCAACCCAGGCACGCAAAAAGTCTGCAGCACAAGCCCAAGAGTTCACCATCTATCACCATGACGATCAACAATTGTTTGATGCGCTTAGTGCTTGGCGTGCCGATGTGGCACGCCAAGCACAACGCAAACCGTATCTGATCTTCCATGATTCAGTGTTGCGCGATATTGCAATTGCTAAACCCCGAAACTTGGCAGAACTAGGTCAGATCAAAGGCATTGGTGCCATGAAACTATCACATTTTGGCCAAGGCGTCCTCGCCGTCGTCGCACAGTTCTCGGCACAGTGA
- a CDS encoding zinc-dependent metalloprotease yields the protein MPEQNNEQWEEMLRAIMGDSADEVIRSMKDSGMDPSALGGALTPDQLHAVTSQLKAMLGSHGEGPVNWKIAEEVARDTIIRTNMDSLSAAQGDKVRSALSVASLWLDAVTDVDPTTGPNLAWTRLDWIAHSLPTFKKLLDPLGSNINRAFGDVMREQLAGLPPEMAGMISNPETLLSSMISSFLGMQYGTALAQLALSSFGTADIGLPLMEGSSAALVNSNITEFAAELEDSPDDVRMYIAVREAAASRLFTSIPWLRARIIDTVAEYARGIEIDMSSIEEQARSFDFSNPQAMQDMDFTGVFSLEQSASQKDALARLEHLLSLIDGWVAAVSARAVLAYLPNAAALREMFARRNATSHPAKAVWGSQLGVELAPRNLRAALAFWEQATTQLGDAGRDRLWTHPDLLPTAEQLADPQLFFSPQAATIEEELESFLSELLDGEDNTGTGTGAQ from the coding sequence ATGCCGGAGCAGAATAATGAACAATGGGAAGAGATGTTGCGCGCTATCATGGGCGATTCCGCTGATGAGGTGATTCGCTCTATGAAGGATTCTGGCATGGATCCTTCTGCTTTGGGTGGTGCGCTAACTCCCGATCAGCTGCATGCTGTGACCTCCCAGCTCAAAGCAATGCTGGGTTCGCATGGGGAAGGCCCGGTTAATTGGAAGATTGCGGAGGAAGTGGCGCGCGATACGATTATTCGTACCAATATGGATAGTTTGTCTGCTGCTCAAGGCGATAAAGTCCGTTCTGCACTCTCGGTTGCTTCCTTGTGGCTGGATGCAGTGACCGACGTCGATCCCACAACTGGTCCGAATTTGGCCTGGACGCGCCTAGATTGGATCGCCCATTCCCTACCGACGTTTAAAAAACTTCTTGATCCGTTGGGAAGCAATATCAATCGTGCTTTTGGTGATGTGATGCGCGAACAACTCGCCGGGTTGCCACCGGAAATGGCTGGCATGATTTCCAACCCAGAAACACTATTGAGTTCGATGATTTCCTCATTCTTAGGAATGCAATATGGGACTGCTCTTGCTCAGCTGGCGCTATCGTCTTTCGGGACAGCCGATATTGGTCTACCACTGATGGAGGGTTCATCGGCAGCATTGGTGAACTCAAATATTACTGAATTTGCTGCTGAGCTCGAAGATTCCCCGGATGATGTTCGCATGTATATTGCAGTGCGTGAAGCCGCCGCCTCGCGGTTATTCACATCTATTCCATGGTTGCGCGCGCGAATTATTGATACGGTTGCAGAGTATGCGCGCGGTATCGAAATCGACATGTCCTCCATTGAAGAGCAAGCTCGTTCGTTTGATTTTTCGAATCCGCAAGCAATGCAGGATATGGATTTCACCGGCGTATTTTCGCTAGAACAGTCCGCGTCACAAAAGGACGCCTTGGCTCGTTTAGAGCATTTACTTTCCTTGATAGATGGATGGGTTGCCGCAGTTTCTGCGCGAGCAGTGTTGGCATATCTGCCCAATGCAGCCGCACTGCGTGAAATGTTTGCCCGCCGCAACGCTACATCACACCCGGCTAAAGCAGTTTGGGGAAGCCAACTCGGCGTGGAGTTAGCTCCGCGCAATCTTCGTGCCGCCTTGGCTTTTTGGGAGCAGGCAACAACCCAATTGGGTGACGCCGGCCGGGATCGACTCTGGACTCACCCCGATCTTCTTCCAACCGCCGAACAACTAGCTGATCCACAGTTGTTCTTCTCTCCGCAAGCAGCCACGATTGAAGAAGAACTCGAATCGTTCTTATCTGAGTTACTTGACGGAGAAGATAATACCGGAACCGGAACCGGCGCTCAGTAG
- a CDS encoding YlbL family protein, which yields MSSPNLQPAKSPAIPALLFGILMLAALLMPTSFIVMRPGPANDVSALYQGTPIVDVTGLPTYPSETQLLMTTVSAYGSAETGANGATVTAAIFNDSSRIVPIRALYAPNQSADEISARDQQMMMSSQDTAAVVAMERAGLEVSMNLVVVGNTNEQADLVEGDVIRAVRAAQMDQPQTVATFGQLTGFLAGIEPGTTLSVSIERDGVEREVSVVTQERQPEFDGSLRPGSIMGVLINVTDVTMPAQAHYVIDGIGGPSAGNIFSVEIYDQLTPGSLGGDHIIAGTGALSWDGTILPIGGIAQKLVGAYEAGARDFLAPAANCFETTGRIPDGMNVWAVRTIDDSIQAVKAIGAADTSDLTPCSAVRPPVDIAQ from the coding sequence ATGTCGTCGCCCAATCTCCAACCAGCGAAGTCACCTGCTATTCCAGCGTTGCTGTTTGGAATACTTATGCTGGCAGCTTTGCTGATGCCTACCAGTTTCATTGTGATGCGCCCAGGTCCAGCAAATGACGTTAGCGCACTCTACCAAGGCACACCGATTGTTGATGTTACCGGGCTACCAACATATCCTTCCGAGACGCAGTTATTGATGACGACCGTATCGGCTTATGGTTCTGCCGAAACAGGTGCCAATGGCGCAACAGTGACGGCGGCGATTTTTAATGACTCCTCACGGATTGTCCCTATTCGAGCATTGTATGCACCCAACCAGAGTGCAGATGAGATTTCGGCGCGTGACCAACAAATGATGATGTCCTCCCAAGATACTGCTGCGGTAGTGGCAATGGAACGTGCCGGCTTAGAAGTCTCAATGAATCTCGTGGTTGTTGGAAATACCAATGAACAAGCCGACCTTGTGGAAGGCGATGTTATTCGTGCAGTGCGAGCCGCGCAGATGGACCAGCCTCAAACAGTAGCAACTTTTGGCCAACTCACCGGGTTCTTAGCAGGTATCGAACCGGGCACAACGTTAAGCGTGAGCATCGAACGTGACGGGGTAGAACGTGAAGTTTCGGTAGTAACCCAAGAACGTCAGCCAGAGTTCGATGGTAGCCTACGGCCCGGCTCGATTATGGGAGTGCTCATTAACGTCACCGATGTGACTATGCCAGCCCAAGCGCATTACGTTATTGATGGCATTGGCGGGCCAAGTGCTGGAAATATATTCTCGGTCGAAATCTATGACCAGCTCACGCCAGGATCCCTTGGAGGAGACCACATTATCGCAGGCACCGGGGCACTTTCCTGGGATGGCACCATATTACCTATTGGCGGTATTGCACAAAAACTCGTTGGGGCATACGAAGCTGGAGCACGTGATTTTTTGGCTCCGGCAGCAAATTGTTTTGAAACAACTGGTCGTATTCCAGATGGAATGAATGTGTGGGCGGTACGCACAATCGACGATTCAATCCAGGCAGTTAAAGCAATCGGTGCGGCAGATACTTCGGACCTGACCCCGTGTTCTGCAGTTCGACCACCGGTAGATATTGCTCAGTAA
- a CDS encoding PPA1309 family protein, with protein MTRELTDQLRALRDATVDIERHVATGGWDGPIRLFALVRAQAALAKTPELAQELPADVSAQSITDPLLLFSVEQEGLPHTSSLEELLGQIVWPDDVDGAALSVERIVLPPSAENDIPADPAQALEYLRNHRDRQDVRMVVAVLREGQTWSVIRMRSHDTDAEVLSGENLVEGLTAALQATFE; from the coding sequence ATGACACGTGAACTAACAGATCAATTACGCGCATTGCGCGATGCCACCGTCGATATTGAACGCCATGTTGCCACCGGCGGTTGGGATGGACCAATCCGGCTTTTTGCACTCGTACGCGCCCAAGCCGCATTGGCGAAAACTCCAGAACTTGCCCAAGAACTACCTGCCGATGTCTCGGCTCAGTCTATTACTGATCCGCTTTTGTTGTTTTCCGTCGAACAAGAGGGACTTCCGCACACGTCGTCGCTCGAAGAGCTTTTGGGGCAAATTGTTTGGCCCGACGACGTCGATGGGGCAGCGTTGTCTGTGGAACGGATCGTCTTACCGCCGTCGGCAGAAAATGATATTCCGGCCGATCCGGCTCAGGCTCTCGAATATTTGCGCAATCATCGCGATCGTCAAGATGTGCGTATGGTGGTTGCGGTATTGCGCGAAGGCCAGACTTGGAGTGTGATTCGGATGCGTTCACATGACACTGATGCCGAGGTGCTCTCTGGAGAAAATCTCGTCGAAGGGCTCACGGCTGCGTTGCAGGCTACGTTTGAATAA